In a genomic window of Synechococcus sp. MU1643:
- a CDS encoding glutamate-5-semialdehyde dehydrogenase, giving the protein MSSVPEPSAALLKLAAAVRHAAVDLGQTDDGQRALALQTMADALTDRASTILAANLEDLDRSAAAGLSPALMARLKLDETKLAAAIDGVRKVASLSDPLGCRQLHRELDQGLVLERISVPLGVVGVIFEARPDAVMQIASLAIRSGNGALLKGGSEARCTNEAVMDALQAGLAASPVSADALALLTTRQESLALLRLDGLVDLIIPRGSNELVRFIQDNTRIPVLGHADGVCHLYVDAAADVDKAVRVAVDSKSQYPAACNAIETLLVHRSIAQPFLAAALPAFVAAGVQLRGDAASVSLGVAEAASEEDWSTEYLDLILAVKLVDDLEAATDHIRSFGSRHTEVILTEDAKAADRFLAAVDSAGVYHNCSSRFADGFRYGFGAEVGISTQTLPPRGPVGLEGLVTYRYRLRGDGHIAADYSNGSRVFTHIDRPL; this is encoded by the coding sequence ATGTCCAGCGTTCCAGAGCCTTCCGCCGCGCTTTTGAAGCTTGCCGCGGCTGTCCGCCACGCTGCTGTTGATCTGGGGCAGACCGATGACGGCCAACGGGCCCTGGCGCTCCAGACGATGGCGGACGCGCTGACCGACCGCGCCTCAACCATCCTCGCGGCCAACCTAGAAGACCTCGACCGCTCTGCTGCCGCTGGGCTGTCGCCGGCTCTGATGGCTCGTCTGAAGCTGGATGAAACCAAGTTGGCCGCGGCGATTGATGGCGTTCGCAAGGTGGCCAGCCTCAGTGATCCGTTGGGCTGTCGTCAGTTGCACCGGGAGCTGGACCAGGGCTTGGTGTTGGAACGGATCTCCGTGCCGCTTGGGGTGGTGGGTGTGATCTTTGAAGCCAGGCCGGATGCTGTGATGCAGATCGCCTCGCTGGCGATCCGTTCAGGCAACGGTGCTCTGTTGAAAGGGGGCAGTGAGGCCCGCTGCACCAATGAGGCCGTGATGGACGCCCTGCAGGCAGGCCTGGCGGCCAGTCCGGTGTCTGCCGATGCCCTGGCGCTGCTTACAACACGACAGGAAAGCCTGGCGTTGTTGCGACTCGATGGCCTCGTGGATCTGATCATCCCCAGGGGAAGCAACGAGCTGGTGCGCTTCATCCAGGACAACACCCGCATTCCTGTGCTGGGCCATGCCGATGGGGTGTGCCATCTCTACGTGGATGCTGCGGCCGATGTCGATAAAGCCGTTCGGGTGGCGGTGGATAGCAAAAGCCAGTATCCCGCCGCTTGCAACGCCATCGAGACCTTGCTGGTGCACCGCTCCATTGCCCAGCCTTTTCTTGCCGCTGCGCTGCCGGCCTTCGTTGCTGCCGGGGTGCAGCTGCGGGGTGATGCCGCGAGCGTGTCCCTTGGCGTAGCGGAAGCGGCTTCAGAGGAGGACTGGAGCACGGAGTATCTGGATCTGATCCTGGCGGTGAAGCTGGTGGACGATCTCGAGGCAGCCACCGATCACATCCGTTCCTTTGGCTCACGTCACACCGAAGTGATCCTGACGGAGGATGCCAAGGCGGCTGATCGTTTTCTTGCGGCGGTGGATAGCGCTGGTGTTTATCACAACTGTTCCAGCCGCTTCGCCGATGGGTTCCGTTATGGATTCGGCGCTGAGGTGGGCATCAGCACCCAGACCCTGCCGCCCCGGGGACCCGTTGGCCTTGAGGGGCTGGTGACCTACCGCTATAGGTTGCGCGGCGATGGTCACATCGCTGCCGACTATTCCAACGGCAGCCGCGTCTTCACCCACATCGATCGGCCGCTCTGA
- the thrB gene encoding homoserine kinase, with protein sequence MAQPRIGQKVVVDVPATTANLGPGFDCLGAALDLNNRFAMRRIEGGGERFELIIEGSEGSHLRGGPENLVYRAAQRVWKAAGLEPVGLEARVRLAVPPARGLGSSATAIVAGLMGANALVGEPLSKEKLLELAIDIEGHPDNVVPSLLGGLCMTAKAASQRWRVVRCEWAPSVKAVVAIPSIRLSTSEARRAMPKTIPVGDAVVNLGALTLLLQGLRTGNGDLISDGMHDRLHEPYRWRLIKGGDEVKQAAMDAGAWGCAISGAGPSVLALCEEDKGPAVSRAMVKAWEAAGVASRAPVLNLQTSGSHWQPAEDE encoded by the coding sequence ATGGCGCAGCCGCGCATCGGTCAGAAAGTGGTCGTGGACGTCCCGGCAACCACCGCCAATCTCGGCCCGGGATTTGACTGCCTCGGTGCAGCCCTCGACCTGAACAACCGATTCGCGATGCGGCGGATCGAAGGGGGCGGTGAACGGTTTGAGCTGATTATTGAGGGATCGGAGGGGAGCCACCTCCGCGGTGGTCCTGAAAACCTCGTCTACCGCGCGGCCCAACGGGTGTGGAAAGCGGCTGGCCTGGAACCCGTTGGTCTTGAGGCACGGGTGCGTCTTGCCGTGCCGCCGGCACGGGGACTGGGCAGCAGTGCCACGGCCATCGTGGCGGGATTGATGGGAGCAAATGCCCTCGTCGGTGAGCCCCTCTCCAAGGAAAAGCTGCTCGAGCTGGCCATCGACATCGAAGGGCACCCCGACAATGTTGTCCCCTCCCTTCTGGGGGGCCTCTGCATGACCGCAAAAGCCGCCTCTCAGCGCTGGCGCGTGGTGCGCTGCGAATGGGCGCCAAGCGTGAAGGCCGTCGTGGCAATTCCATCGATTCGCCTGAGCACCAGCGAAGCCCGCCGGGCCATGCCCAAGACCATTCCCGTTGGCGATGCTGTGGTCAACCTGGGTGCCTTAACGCTTCTGCTGCAGGGGCTGCGCACCGGCAACGGTGATCTGATCTCCGACGGCATGCACGATCGTTTGCACGAGCCTTACCGCTGGCGGCTGATCAAAGGCGGTGACGAGGTCAAACAGGCAGCCATGGACGCGGGCGCCTGGGGCTGTGCCATCAGCGGAGCCGGACCAAGCGTCCTGGCTCTGTGTGAGGAAGACAAGGGCCCAGCCGTCAGCCGCGCGATGGTCAAAGCCTGGGAAGCGGCAGGAGTCGCCAGCCGCGCGCCGGTGCTGAATTTGCAGACCTCAGGCAGCCACTGGCAACCGGCTGAGGATGAGTAG
- a CDS encoding DUF1824 family protein: MTDSPVQNLADLARMRGAPELLPQIRNELREELDQAMANASWFTIGVMAPSMEEAITALRSLEQSQQWEPLQLVDSPKEPGPVFLKANQKGSTIRIRIEHGLGEGILISGHGDDDTTPSTTWGPLPLDFFS; encoded by the coding sequence ATGACGGATTCCCCCGTGCAGAACCTTGCCGATCTCGCGCGTATGCGTGGAGCACCGGAACTGCTTCCTCAGATCAGAAACGAACTGCGAGAAGAACTCGATCAGGCGATGGCCAACGCCAGCTGGTTCACCATCGGCGTCATGGCCCCGTCCATGGAGGAGGCCATCACAGCGCTGCGCAGCCTCGAGCAAAGCCAACAGTGGGAGCCACTGCAGCTCGTCGACAGCCCCAAGGAGCCGGGCCCTGTTTTTTTAAAAGCCAATCAGAAAGGAAGCACGATCCGAATTCGGATCGAGCACGGCCTCGGCGAGGGAATTCTGATCAGTGGCCACGGCGACGACGACACCACGCCAAGCACCACCTGGGGACCGCTTCCACTGGACTTCTTCTCCTGA
- a CDS encoding M3 family metallopeptidase, giving the protein MSTVSPLLRGHGLPEFRAISPELVSTDIPVLLEQLDQDFSALEQDLDSALTGPSKLSWDGVMQPLQAIGERLRWSWGVVSHLNGVCNSAEMRDAHAAQQPDVVRLSNRLGQSQILHRVLMALQSDPAEPLNPTQERILKSELLSMQQRGVGLSGDEKAAFNSTSERLAALSTQFGNHVLDATRQWTLKLSQTSDVEGLPQRALEALAAASREAGETDASAESGPWLLGLDMPRYLPFLTHANNRSLREKAYRAHVGRASEGELDNRALIEEILTLRREQASRLGYAHWADLSLSAKMADDVQAVEALLDELRAAAYPAAEQELRDLQAIAREQKAPEADELAPWDIAYWSEKLRQSRFDLDQEALRPWFPLPQVLEGLFSLCSRLFDVEIIAADGEAPTWNDDVRFFRVKRSDGTPIAGFYLDPFSRPASKRGGAWMDECLGLSKKSDGSVVLPVAYLVCNQTPPVGDTPSLMSFEEVETLFHEFGHGLQHMLTTVEEPEAAGISNVEWDAVELPSQFMENWCLDHATLMGMARHWQTGDPLPEAEFNKLRSSRTFNSGLATLRQVHFALSDLRLHSQWTPELGITPDELRREIAATTTVMAPIPEDQFLCAFGHIFAGGYSAGYYSYKWAEVLSADAFSAFEEVGLDQEDQVRETGARFRDTVLSLGGSCSPAEVFEAFRGRPASTEALIRHSGLVAAA; this is encoded by the coding sequence ATGTCGACTGTTTCCCCCCTTCTGCGCGGCCATGGGCTTCCCGAGTTCCGTGCCATTTCCCCTGAGCTCGTCAGCACAGACATCCCAGTTCTGCTTGAGCAGCTGGATCAGGACTTCAGTGCGCTCGAGCAAGATCTGGATTCAGCCCTCACCGGACCCTCCAAACTGTCCTGGGATGGGGTGATGCAACCGCTCCAGGCCATCGGCGAACGGCTGCGTTGGAGCTGGGGCGTGGTGTCACACCTCAATGGCGTTTGCAATTCCGCTGAAATGCGCGATGCCCATGCCGCCCAGCAACCCGATGTTGTGCGCCTCAGCAACCGCCTCGGCCAAAGCCAGATTCTTCATCGGGTCTTGATGGCCCTTCAAAGCGATCCCGCCGAACCACTCAATCCAACCCAAGAGCGGATTCTGAAATCAGAGCTGCTCTCGATGCAGCAGCGCGGTGTTGGCCTCAGTGGCGATGAGAAGGCAGCCTTCAACAGCACCAGTGAACGCCTGGCCGCGCTCTCCACCCAGTTCGGCAACCACGTGCTCGATGCCACGCGGCAGTGGACCCTGAAGCTCAGCCAAACCAGCGACGTGGAAGGCCTGCCGCAGCGGGCTTTGGAGGCGTTGGCCGCAGCATCTCGCGAAGCAGGGGAGACTGATGCATCTGCGGAGTCCGGCCCCTGGCTGCTGGGACTGGACATGCCCCGCTATTTGCCCTTCCTCACCCATGCCAACAACCGATCACTGAGAGAAAAGGCCTATCGCGCCCATGTTGGGCGGGCCAGTGAAGGAGAACTCGATAACCGGGCACTGATCGAGGAGATCCTGACCCTGAGGCGCGAACAAGCCTCCCGCCTGGGCTATGCCCATTGGGCTGACCTCAGCCTCAGCGCAAAGATGGCTGACGATGTTCAAGCTGTGGAAGCACTGCTGGACGAACTTCGCGCTGCGGCATACCCAGCAGCTGAGCAAGAGCTGCGGGATCTCCAAGCCATCGCCAGGGAGCAGAAGGCCCCTGAAGCTGATGAGCTAGCTCCTTGGGATATCGCCTACTGGTCGGAGAAGTTGCGCCAATCCCGATTCGACCTGGATCAGGAAGCGCTGCGCCCTTGGTTCCCGCTGCCGCAGGTGCTCGAAGGCCTGTTCAGCCTGTGTTCACGTCTGTTCGACGTCGAGATCATCGCCGCCGACGGCGAGGCACCGACATGGAACGACGATGTGCGCTTCTTCCGGGTGAAGCGCTCCGATGGCACACCGATCGCCGGCTTCTACCTCGACCCCTTCAGCCGCCCCGCCAGCAAGCGCGGTGGAGCTTGGATGGATGAATGCTTGGGCCTCAGCAAGAAATCCGATGGATCTGTCGTGCTGCCGGTGGCCTACCTGGTCTGCAACCAGACCCCACCTGTGGGTGACACGCCCAGCCTGATGAGCTTCGAGGAAGTGGAAACCCTCTTCCATGAATTCGGCCATGGGCTCCAGCACATGCTCACCACCGTTGAGGAACCGGAAGCAGCTGGCATCAGCAACGTGGAATGGGATGCCGTGGAACTCCCCAGCCAGTTCATGGAGAACTGGTGCCTTGATCACGCCACCTTGATGGGCATGGCGCGACACTGGCAGACCGGTGACCCCCTGCCTGAGGCGGAATTCAACAAGCTGCGCAGCAGCCGCACCTTCAACTCCGGCCTGGCCACCTTGCGGCAGGTTCACTTCGCCCTGAGTGACCTCCGCCTCCACAGCCAGTGGACCCCTGAACTTGGCATTACCCCAGACGAACTGCGCCGTGAGATTGCTGCCACCACCACGGTGATGGCTCCCATCCCAGAGGATCAGTTTCTCTGCGCCTTCGGCCATATCTTCGCGGGGGGCTACTCCGCTGGGTACTACTCCTACAAATGGGCTGAGGTGCTCAGTGCTGATGCTTTCTCCGCTTTTGAGGAGGTTGGTCTAGATCAGGAGGATCAAGTTCGCGAAACGGGAGCCCGCTTCCGCGACACCGTGCTCAGCCTCGGTGGCAGTTGCTCTCCAGCAGAAGTGTTTGAAGCCTTCCGAGGCCGTCCGGCCAGTACCGAAGCACTGATTCGCCATTCCGGCCTGGTGGCCGCGGCTTGA
- a CDS encoding dihydroneopterin aldolase, whose translation MDCIGLRELRLWAHVGVLEHERQDGQWFNLDFSVQLDLKAAAVADDLSQSLDYSVAIQALQGLSQEVRCLTIEHFSEQMLDRLETLYGPMPMWLRLTKCAAPVPGFNGRVFVERSRHGGQSAL comes from the coding sequence ATGGATTGCATCGGTCTGCGGGAGCTGCGGTTGTGGGCCCACGTCGGGGTTTTGGAACACGAACGCCAGGATGGCCAATGGTTCAACCTTGATTTCAGTGTCCAGCTCGATCTGAAGGCTGCTGCCGTGGCCGACGACCTGAGCCAGAGCCTGGACTACAGCGTGGCGATTCAGGCCTTGCAGGGGTTGTCCCAGGAGGTTCGTTGCCTAACGATCGAGCATTTCAGCGAGCAGATGTTGGATCGGCTGGAAACTCTCTACGGGCCCATGCCGATGTGGTTACGGTTAACCAAATGTGCCGCACCGGTTCCGGGATTTAACGGTCGGGTGTTCGTGGAACGCTCGCGCCATGGCGGTCAATCAGCCCTGTGA
- a CDS encoding NAD(P)H-quinone oxidoreductase subunit 4: protein MDAGLAELAVSGSPFPWLSLIVLLPAAAALVLPLVPSSEENPSPAPKIITLVVLMVDLLLMMGVFATRFDPSTEGLQLVERVSWLPALGLEWSLGVDGLSAPLVVLSGLVTLLSVAASWSVKRKSRLYFALMLVQASAQGLVFLSQDFLLFFLAWELELVPVYLLIAIWGGQNRQYAATKFILYTALASLLILVSGLALALSGDIFTFNLTELSARSPGGSFGLLCYVGFLIGFGVKLPMFPLHTWLPDAHGEANAPVSMLLAGVLLKMGGYALLRFNVQMLPEAHATLAPALVILGIVNIVYGALNAFAQDNVKRRIACSSVSHMGFVLVGIGAVDALGISGAMLQMVSHGLIAAAMFFVTGVFYERTKTLSIPNMGGLAKALPITFAFFLASSLASLALPGMSGFISEITVFLGITSQEAFTSVFRSITVLMAAIGLVLTPIYLLSMCRRVFFGPRIPALASVADMRPRELVIGLSLLVPTLVIGIWPRVAMDLYEASTNALALQFIAS, encoded by the coding sequence ATGGATGCTGGGTTAGCAGAGCTTGCTGTCTCGGGCAGTCCATTCCCCTGGTTGTCATTGATTGTGCTGTTGCCGGCGGCAGCAGCTTTGGTGCTGCCACTGGTTCCGAGCAGCGAAGAGAATCCATCCCCTGCCCCGAAAATCATCACCCTGGTCGTCCTGATGGTCGATCTCCTGTTGATGATGGGGGTGTTTGCCACCCGCTTCGACCCCAGCACTGAAGGGCTTCAGCTGGTGGAGCGGGTGAGCTGGCTCCCAGCGCTCGGCCTCGAATGGTCCCTTGGTGTTGATGGTCTTTCAGCACCTCTTGTGGTGCTCAGCGGCCTGGTCACTTTGCTGTCTGTGGCTGCCAGTTGGTCGGTGAAGCGCAAATCACGGCTGTACTTCGCCCTGATGCTGGTTCAGGCCTCGGCCCAGGGCCTGGTGTTTCTCTCACAGGATTTCCTGCTGTTCTTCTTGGCATGGGAGCTGGAACTTGTTCCCGTCTACCTGCTGATCGCTATCTGGGGCGGACAAAACCGCCAGTACGCCGCGACCAAATTCATCCTCTACACAGCCCTGGCCTCTCTGCTGATCCTGGTCAGCGGCCTGGCGCTGGCTCTCTCCGGTGACATCTTCACCTTCAACCTCACCGAACTGTCAGCTCGCTCCCCAGGCGGCAGCTTTGGCCTGTTGTGTTATGTGGGCTTCCTGATTGGCTTCGGCGTGAAACTGCCGATGTTCCCGCTCCACACCTGGCTGCCCGATGCCCACGGCGAGGCGAACGCGCCGGTGTCGATGCTTCTGGCCGGGGTACTCCTGAAAATGGGCGGCTACGCACTACTGCGCTTCAACGTGCAGATGCTGCCTGAAGCGCACGCCACCCTGGCGCCGGCCCTGGTGATTCTTGGAATCGTGAACATCGTTTACGGCGCCCTCAACGCCTTCGCCCAAGACAACGTCAAACGCAGGATCGCCTGCAGTTCAGTGAGCCACATGGGCTTTGTCCTGGTGGGGATAGGTGCCGTTGATGCCCTGGGAATCAGCGGAGCCATGCTCCAAATGGTGAGCCATGGCCTGATCGCTGCAGCGATGTTCTTCGTAACGGGTGTGTTCTACGAGCGAACCAAAACCCTCTCGATCCCCAACATGGGCGGATTGGCAAAGGCCCTGCCGATCACCTTTGCCTTCTTCCTGGCTAGCTCCCTAGCGTCATTGGCGCTGCCAGGCATGAGTGGCTTCATCAGTGAAATCACTGTGTTCCTTGGCATCACAAGCCAGGAAGCCTTCACCTCGGTGTTCCGCTCAATCACCGTGCTGATGGCCGCCATCGGTCTTGTGCTCACACCGATCTATCTCCTTTCCATGTGCCGCCGGGTGTTCTTCGGGCCCAGGATTCCTGCCCTGGCGAGTGTTGCTGACATGCGGCCCAGGGAACTGGTGATTGGCCTCAGCCTGCTGGTGCCAACACTAGTGATCGGCATCTGGCCCCGCGTTGCCATGGACCTTTACGAAGCCTCCACCAACGCTTTGGCCCTGCAGTTCATTGCCAGCTGA
- a CDS encoding ROK family protein: protein MPDAQVIGVDLGGTAIKLARIRADGSVLAEAQVLTPQPAVPGVVTMALCEAIEQIDPEHAAEAVGIGLPGPMDVTARVARVCINLPGWEDVPLADWLESRLNRRVTLANDGNCAVVGEAWLGAARGVGDVVLLTLGTGVGGGVLLRGELFTGHNGAAAEPGLIGLQPDGPACNSGNRGSLEQFASITGLRRLCDRDPRELSAEADTGDPAALEVWSRYGERLGCGVASLVYVFTPQLVLLGGGLAGAARHFLPSVRREVESRVQAVSREGLRIEAACLGNGAGRLGAARLALQRLNGMMAPD, encoded by the coding sequence ATGCCTGACGCGCAAGTGATTGGGGTGGATCTCGGGGGCACGGCGATCAAGCTGGCTCGGATTCGTGCTGACGGCTCGGTGCTAGCTGAGGCGCAAGTGCTCACGCCTCAGCCGGCAGTGCCTGGCGTCGTGACGATGGCCCTCTGTGAAGCCATTGAACAGATTGACCCGGAGCATGCGGCTGAGGCGGTCGGCATCGGACTCCCTGGTCCGATGGATGTGACGGCCCGGGTCGCCCGGGTATGCATCAACCTGCCGGGCTGGGAGGACGTGCCGCTGGCGGATTGGCTCGAGTCCAGGCTCAATCGTCGGGTCACCCTTGCCAATGACGGCAACTGTGCGGTGGTCGGAGAGGCCTGGCTCGGTGCTGCCCGTGGTGTAGGTGATGTGGTGCTGCTGACCCTCGGAACCGGTGTGGGAGGGGGAGTGCTTTTGAGAGGTGAGCTGTTTACTGGCCATAACGGTGCCGCAGCGGAACCCGGTCTGATCGGGTTGCAGCCCGATGGTCCGGCCTGCAACAGCGGCAACCGTGGCTCACTGGAGCAGTTCGCCAGCATCACGGGCCTGCGACGGTTGTGTGATCGCGATCCCCGTGAGCTCAGTGCGGAGGCTGATACCGGTGATCCTGCGGCTCTGGAGGTTTGGAGCCGTTACGGCGAGCGCCTCGGCTGTGGCGTTGCTTCGCTGGTGTATGTGTTTACACCACAGTTGGTTCTGTTGGGGGGCGGACTGGCGGGTGCCGCCCGCCACTTTCTGCCATCGGTGCGTCGAGAGGTGGAGTCGCGGGTTCAGGCCGTCTCAAGGGAGGGATTACGGATCGAGGCCGCCTGTCTAGGTAATGGTGCTGGACGCCTGGGAGCAGCGCGGCTCGCTCTGCAGCGGCTTAACGGGATGATGGCTCCAGATTGA
- a CDS encoding glucokinase yields the protein MATTTLLAGDMGGTKTLLALYGSEAGQLSLLHQERFGSGEWSSLEPMLETFLNNRPADLQAPTHACIAVAGPVRHKEARITNLPWRLREADLARAAGTERLELVNDFGVLIYGLPHFDGNQQVILQNGHQDNGPLAILGAGTGLGMARGLQSEQGLVALASEGGHREFAPRNEAEWELSCWLKQDLGVSRLSIERIVSGTGLGHMAHWLLQKPDAAMHPLRSVAEAWRRNSSNDLPAQVSVAAEGGDPLMQRALQLWLEAYGAAAGDLALQELCTGGLWVGGGTASKQLKGLQSARFLNAMRDKGRFRELIEGMQVTAVIDPDAGLFSAACRARMLAESGGTLA from the coding sequence ATGGCCACCACCACACTCCTAGCGGGGGACATGGGAGGCACCAAGACCCTGCTCGCTCTCTACGGAAGTGAAGCGGGTCAACTGAGCCTTCTGCACCAAGAACGCTTTGGCTCGGGAGAGTGGTCATCCCTTGAGCCGATGCTCGAGACATTCCTCAACAATCGCCCAGCTGATCTCCAGGCTCCTACGCATGCCTGCATCGCCGTTGCCGGTCCGGTGCGCCACAAGGAGGCCCGGATCACGAATCTGCCCTGGCGGTTGCGGGAAGCCGACCTGGCGAGGGCAGCAGGCACTGAACGCCTCGAGCTGGTGAATGATTTCGGCGTGCTGATTTACGGGCTGCCCCATTTCGACGGCAACCAGCAGGTGATCCTTCAGAACGGCCACCAAGACAATGGCCCCCTGGCAATTCTTGGTGCCGGCACCGGTCTCGGCATGGCACGAGGACTGCAGAGCGAACAGGGACTGGTGGCCCTGGCGAGCGAGGGAGGGCACCGCGAATTTGCCCCGCGCAATGAAGCGGAATGGGAGCTGTCCTGCTGGCTCAAACAAGACCTCGGCGTCAGCCGGCTGTCGATTGAACGCATCGTGAGTGGCACCGGCCTTGGGCATATGGCCCACTGGCTGCTTCAGAAACCCGATGCCGCCATGCACCCCCTACGCAGCGTGGCTGAGGCGTGGCGGCGCAACAGTTCCAACGATCTTCCCGCTCAGGTGAGCGTCGCGGCTGAAGGGGGTGATCCCCTAATGCAACGCGCCTTACAGCTGTGGCTTGAGGCCTATGGCGCAGCGGCAGGCGATCTTGCCCTTCAAGAACTCTGTACAGGAGGCCTCTGGGTTGGTGGGGGCACAGCATCAAAACAATTGAAGGGACTGCAATCCGCCAGATTTCTCAACGCGATGCGCGATAAAGGGCGCTTCCGCGAGCTGATCGAAGGGATGCAGGTCACAGCGGTGATCGATCCCGATGCCGGACTGTTCAGTGCAGCCTGTCGCGCCAGGATGCTGGCGGAGTCAGGTGGGACACTGGCCTGA
- a CDS encoding alpha/beta fold hydrolase, with translation MSIPLVLVHGLWDSPRLFHRLIQGLDQPDLPLLAPHLPHGLGWVPLRHLASRLDENIQRRFGAETRVDLLGFSMGGVIGRIWLQELGGAQRTRRFFSVGSPQQGTLAAQMIPRLLLPGAADMKMGSRLLRELNRQSDALAGVDCSSFFCRWDLMVCPGWRAVLPLGRCEEIPVWTHQQLISHPAAIQRLSSSLGA, from the coding sequence GTGAGCATCCCTTTGGTGTTGGTGCATGGTCTCTGGGACTCGCCCCGTCTTTTTCACCGATTAATTCAGGGGCTGGACCAACCTGATCTCCCGTTGCTGGCGCCACACCTGCCCCATGGTCTGGGCTGGGTTCCCCTGCGGCATTTGGCCTCGCGCCTGGATGAGAACATTCAGCGGCGCTTCGGTGCTGAAACCAGGGTCGATCTTCTGGGTTTTTCGATGGGGGGCGTTATCGGCAGAATCTGGCTGCAGGAGCTGGGGGGGGCGCAGCGCACCCGGCGCTTCTTCAGCGTGGGAAGCCCGCAGCAGGGCACCTTGGCTGCTCAGATGATTCCCCGTCTGCTCCTACCCGGTGCTGCAGACATGAAAATGGGCAGTCGCCTGCTGCGAGAGCTGAATCGCCAATCCGATGCCCTTGCTGGGGTCGACTGCTCCAGTTTCTTCTGCCGCTGGGATCTAATGGTTTGCCCCGGCTGGAGGGCCGTTCTGCCGCTGGGCCGGTGTGAGGAAATCCCCGTCTGGACCCATCAGCAGCTGATCAGCCACCCCGCCGCGATTCAACGGCTCAGCAGCAGCTTGGGCGCCTGA